The sequence TCGTGTGTGTAAGGAAGTGATTGAAAAGAGGCGAAATACAACGAGGAGAGCACGAAATTGGCGGGAAGCATGACAGGCTACGGCGCGGGAGAGGCCGCGCTCGGGGATTCCACGCTCGTCGTCGAGACGCGCTCGGTCAACCACCGCTATCTCGAAACCTCCATCCGGGGCCCCCGGTGGTCGCTCTCCCTCGAGGGCGCTGTCCGCGAGGAGGTGAAGAAGCGCTTCGACCGCGGGCGGTTCGACGTGTTTATCCATTTCGAGGTTCCCGAGAACGGCGCCGCTTTGATCAACATGGATGCGGCCCGTGAATTCGTGGGTTCCCTGCGGGCGGTGGGAAAGGAGTTGAGGCTCTCGGGCGATGTGAGCCTCGAGGTGCTGGCCCAGTTCCGCGATTCCCTGAAATCCGTGGAGCCGGCCATCTCTCCCGAGGAAGCCAAGCCGGTCCTGCTCGATGCGCTCGGGCGCGCGCTCGAGAGCCTGAAGGAGATGCGGGTGCGCGAGGGCGGGGCCCTGCAGCGCGATATCGTCTCGCATCTCGGCCAGGTGGAAATTTTTACGAGGGAGATACGCGCCTCGCTGCCCGAGATCCGGGCGGCGCTGACCGGGCGGGCCAGAGAGCGGATCCTCCAGTTCGCCGAAGGGCTCCAGATGGAGGAGGGCCGCCTCGAGCAGGAACTCGTCTACGCGGCCGAAAAAGGAGACATCAGCGAAGAACTCAGCCGGCTCGAGAGCCACATCTCGCAGTTTCGCGGCCTTCTCGAAGCCGAAGGGCCCATCGGGCGGAAGCTCGATTTTCTTCTCCAGGAGATGAACCGGGAGGCCAACACGGTGGCTTCCAAGTCCGTGGATCTGTCCATCACCCAGCGCGCGGTGGAGTTGAAGAGCGCGATGGAGAAGATCCGCGAGCAGGTTCAGAACATCGAGTGATGACGAGAAAAGGACATCTTTTTGTTATCTCTGCGCCCTCGGGGACGGGAAAGTCCACCCTCATCAACCGGGCGGTGGATGAGATCTCCGATATGTGGCACTCGGTGAGCGCCACGACGCGCGCGCCCCGGAATTACGAGAAAGAAGGTGTCCATTATTTTTTCATGGGCCGGGCGGATTTCCAGAAGAAAATCGAGGAGGGGCATTTTCTCGAATGGGCCCGGGTGCATGACGAGTATTACGGTACCCCGGTCCAGGAGGTGGACCGCCGCCTCGAGGCCGGGGTGGATGTGATCATGGATTTGGATGTGCAGGGCGCCCTCCAACTCAAGGAGCGGCGGCCCGGCGCCCGGCTGATATTCATCATGCCGCCCTCGATCGAATCGCTGCGGGAGCGGCTCAAGGGGCGGAACACCGAATCCGAGGAAAAGATAAGCGCCCGGATCGCGGAAGCAAAAAGAGAAATCACGCAGCGCGATCACTACGATCATGTCATCGTGAACAATGTGCTGGAGGATGCCTACCGGGAGCTGGCGGGCGTGATTCTCGGAATCCGGGAAGAGGCGGAGGAGCCTCGGTCATGACAAAAGCGCTTGGCGGTTTGCGGGGGAAATTCGTCGTCCTCGGCGTCTCGGGCGGCATCGCCGCCTACAAGGGCATCGAGCTCGCGCGCCTTCTCCAGGCGGCGGGCGCTGAGGTGCAGGTGGTGCTGACCGAGGGCGCGCTGGAGTTCGTCCAGCCGCTGCCTTTTCAGGTGCTCACGGGCCGGGTCCCGATCTCGAAGATGTTCCCCATCGAAGGGGGCGCGCACGCGGGGGACATGCCCCATATCTCTCTGACCGCCAAGGCGGCGCTCGTCGTCATCGCCCCCGCCGCGGCGAACATCATCGGAAAATTCGCCCAGGGGCTGGGTGATGATTTTCTCTCGACCCTTCTCCTTTCGGCGAGAGGGCCCGTCCTCGTGGCCCCGGCCATGAACACCAGGATGTGGGAGAACGAGGCGGTCCGCGCGAATGTGGCCACCCTCCGGACTCGCGGCCACATCGTGATGGAGCCGGGTTCGGGGCGCCTGGCACGCGCCGAGGAGGGCGAGGGGCCGGGCCGGATGCCTGAGCCGGCGGAGATTCTCGAGGATGTCCTCCGCCTCATCGGCACGCCGCAGGATCTGGCGGGCCTTCATCTTCTGGTCACGGCGGGCCCCACGCGGGAGAGATGGGACGCCGTGCGGTTCTTGTCGAACCGCTCCACTGGCAAGATGGGCTACGCCGTGGCGGCCGCGGCGGCCGCGCGCGGCGCCCGGGTGACGCTGGTGAGCGGCCCGGCCGCCCTGCCCGATCCCGAGGGGGTGGAGACCGTGCGCGTCGAATCGTGCGAGGAGATGCGCGCCGCCGTCCTGAAGGCGTGGCCCGGAGTTCAGGCCGCCGTCATGGCCGCCGCCGTCGCCGATTACCGCCCGGCCGACCCCCGGAACGGGAAACAGAAAAAAGGAGAAGGCGGACTCACCCTTGAACTCGAACGCACTCCGGACATCCTCGCCGAATTGGGTGAAGACAAGAGAGGGCGCATCCTCATCGGGTTTGCGGCGGAGACGGGAGAGCTCAGGGAAAACGCGCGCGCCAAGCTCAAGCGCAAGAAGCTCAATCTGATCGTGGCCAACGCCGTCGCGGGGGCCGACGATGCCATGGGGGCGGACGAGAGCCGGGCGATCTTGATCGGGCCCGAAGGCGAGGAGGAACTTCCCCGCATGGCCAAGGGCGAGCTCGCCCACCGGCTCCTGGATCGCCTCGCCGTTTTGTGGCAAGAAAAGGGTGACACCTCCAAAACATCTGCCTGATGAGCCGAAAATGTCCGAGCGGGAAGAGATCGCCCAAGGACTGCTGGGCCGCCTGAGGAGCCTGCGCGCGGCGGGCGTGCGCTACGTCCCCCTCGGCGCGGCGCCAGAGGTATCGCCTCCTCTGGCCGCGGTCCGCAAAGCGCCCGCTCCGGCGTATCCGAAAGAAAGCCCGCCGGCCGTCCCGGCGCCACCGGCAGTCCCGGCGCCACCGGCAGAAAAGCCTCAGCCCACCCTTATCGCAGAGCCCGAGGAGAGCTACGGCATGGCGCCATCCACAAGAAAAAACGCCATCGAGACGCCCGCGCTTCCCTTCGACCCGGCGGGGGAGATGGCCCTCCCGGTACTCGAGCAGGCGGTCGCGGGGTGTCTCCGCTGCAAGCTGGGCCCGGGGCGGAAGAATCTCGTCTTCGGGGTAGGCAACCCCGCCGCCGATCTGGTGTTCGTGGGCGAGGCGCCGGGCGCGAACGAGGACGCCGAGGGTATCCCCTTTGTCGGCCGGGCGGGGCAGATGCTCACGAAGATGATCGAAAACGTGATCGAGATCCGCCGCCAGGATGTCTACATCTGCAACATCCTCAAGTGCCGCCCCCCCGGGAATCGAAACCCCGAGCCGGATGAGATCGCCTGCTGCGAGCCCTACCTCCACAAGCAGCTCGAGATCATCCAGCCCAAGCTCATCTGTGCTCTCGGCAAGTTCGCCGCCCAGTCGCTCCTCCAGACCACGGTGCCCATCGGGAAGCTGCGGGGGAAGTTCGGCCGCTACCGCGGGGTGCCCACCCTCGCCACCTACCATCCGGCCTACCTCCTCCGGAGCCCCGGGCAGAAGCGCGTCGTGATGGAGGATCTCCTCCAGATCAAGGCGGTCCTATCCGGGGCGCTTGTGCCCGAGATCGAGATTTACGGCTGAGCCCCCGAGAAATTCTCCCAAGCCATTGAAATAGATGAATTTAAAAAATAACACCCCCCAGGTTCCGCCGGACCTATATTTTGGATACGTTGGTCTTCCCCAGGGGAGGGCGGGACGATGAGAGACCCGAAGGCGTGCCCCTACCGGCACAGATCGGAAACACATGGCTTGCTGTGCTTCGATCCGGGACTGGGGGAGTATGTGAAGCTTTCCGCGGAAACCATCCGCACCTGGTGCCGGACGGATTTCCGGAAGTGCCCGGCCTATCTCGGAAACCGGAATCCGGTTCCGGGAATGAGCAAGTATTTCGAGATCCTTCGGATGCAGTACATGCTCTGACCCCGCGCGACTCCCCTGTGCAGCGGCCCCCTCGCGACTCACCGCGGGGGGGTATTTTTGTGGGGCACCCGTTTTTCTCCTGGCGACCGGAAAGGCC is a genomic window of bacterium containing:
- a CDS encoding YicC family protein translates to MAGSMTGYGAGEAALGDSTLVVETRSVNHRYLETSIRGPRWSLSLEGAVREEVKKRFDRGRFDVFIHFEVPENGAALINMDAAREFVGSLRAVGKELRLSGDVSLEVLAQFRDSLKSVEPAISPEEAKPVLLDALGRALESLKEMRVREGGALQRDIVSHLGQVEIFTREIRASLPEIRAALTGRARERILQFAEGLQMEEGRLEQELVYAAEKGDISEELSRLESHISQFRGLLEAEGPIGRKLDFLLQEMNREANTVASKSVDLSITQRAVELKSAMEKIREQVQNIE
- the gmk gene encoding guanylate kinase, with amino-acid sequence MTRKGHLFVISAPSGTGKSTLINRAVDEISDMWHSVSATTRAPRNYEKEGVHYFFMGRADFQKKIEEGHFLEWARVHDEYYGTPVQEVDRRLEAGVDVIMDLDVQGALQLKERRPGARLIFIMPPSIESLRERLKGRNTESEEKISARIAEAKREITQRDHYDHVIVNNVLEDAYRELAGVILGIREEAEEPRS
- the coaBC gene encoding bifunctional phosphopantothenoylcysteine decarboxylase/phosphopantothenate--cysteine ligase CoaBC, encoding MTKALGGLRGKFVVLGVSGGIAAYKGIELARLLQAAGAEVQVVLTEGALEFVQPLPFQVLTGRVPISKMFPIEGGAHAGDMPHISLTAKAALVVIAPAAANIIGKFAQGLGDDFLSTLLLSARGPVLVAPAMNTRMWENEAVRANVATLRTRGHIVMEPGSGRLARAEEGEGPGRMPEPAEILEDVLRLIGTPQDLAGLHLLVTAGPTRERWDAVRFLSNRSTGKMGYAVAAAAAARGARVTLVSGPAALPDPEGVETVRVESCEEMRAAVLKAWPGVQAAVMAAAVADYRPADPRNGKQKKGEGGLTLELERTPDILAELGEDKRGRILIGFAAETGELRENARAKLKRKKLNLIVANAVAGADDAMGADESRAILIGPEGEEELPRMAKGELAHRLLDRLAVLWQEKGDTSKTSA
- a CDS encoding uracil-DNA glycosylase encodes the protein MSEREEIAQGLLGRLRSLRAAGVRYVPLGAAPEVSPPLAAVRKAPAPAYPKESPPAVPAPPAVPAPPAEKPQPTLIAEPEESYGMAPSTRKNAIETPALPFDPAGEMALPVLEQAVAGCLRCKLGPGRKNLVFGVGNPAADLVFVGEAPGANEDAEGIPFVGRAGQMLTKMIENVIEIRRQDVYICNILKCRPPGNRNPEPDEIACCEPYLHKQLEIIQPKLICALGKFAAQSLLQTTVPIGKLRGKFGRYRGVPTLATYHPAYLLRSPGQKRVVMEDLLQIKAVLSGALVPEIEIYG